Part of the Sebastes umbrosus isolate fSebUmb1 chromosome 3, fSebUmb1.pri, whole genome shotgun sequence genome is shown below.
CATTGAGCACTTTAATGAAACACCAGGTCCCTGGGTCCTGGTAGGCGTAAGAGCCCAGCCTGAAACACGGCAGTATGGCCACGAACAGAGCTGACAGCCAGATGACCGCCAGGCATATCTTTGTGCGGGTTTTGGTGACCAAGGACGAGTGCAGCAGCGGCTTAGTGACACCCAGGCAGCGCTCTGCAGCCATGGCGCAGCCCATGAAGAGAGGGCACAGGCCAAAGAACACCATGCTGCCACCCAGGAACTGACACATCCCATCAGAGGAGTAGAAGTCCTCGGGGGGCACACCTCCGGAAAGGTAAAGTCGGAGGACCAGGGCACCAGGGATTACGTGGCCGATGAAGTCCGTGACCACCAGTGAACTGGCAAACAGAAGGAACGTGGCTTTGGTGCGCCGGCGCTGGATTGAGTAGGCATTGGCAAGGATGCAGAGCGCCACAATGTTGGAGACAATGCCCAGAGTCATGCACAATACGACGCCAACGACGCCGCTGGTGGTGGGGTGCACCAGGGTGAGGTTTCCCTGCTGCAACAGCCCTCCAACAGCCACCCTGGCCTCCACCTTCTCTCCACTGTCATTCGAAAAacgagggaggaggggggaggctGAGGAGTTGTAGTGGCTCAAAGCTAACATCACTGAACTCTGATGGTCCGGGGATCCATAGTTAAGGGAGGCTGCAAGAGAAAGAAGATCAAATTTGTATCGAGCGCATTGTAGATCAACAAAATACTGTTGATTTAACGATTtcaaggtgcagtgtgtagaatctggcagcatctagtgtgaggttgcagattgcaaccgactgaaatGTCTCCCGTGTTCCAAGCATGCAGAAGGACTACGGTGGCCaatgcaaaaacgtgaatggtccTTACTGGAGCCAATGTTTGGTGtgtctctgtgaagaggaccagctccctatgtagatttaaatggctcattctaagataacgaaagcACAACAAGattgatattttcaggtgattatatactataataaacatttctgctaatagatcccactaaatgctacacactgttcctttaatgaaaagaataattaaaaaacagtaaaagcCACACATACATAGAGGtgaaa
Proteins encoded:
- the LOC119485836 gene encoding prostaglandin E2 receptor EP1 subtype-like; translation: MLALSHYNSSASPLLPRFSNDSGEKVEARVAVGGLLQQGNLTLVHPTTSGVVGVVLCMTLGIVSNIVALCILANAYSIQRRRTKATFLLFASSLVVTDFIGHVIPGALVLRLYLSGGVPPEDFYSSDGMCQFLGGSMVFFGLCPLFMGCAMAAERCLGVTKPLLHSSLVTKTRTKICLAVIWLSALFVAILPCFRLGSYAYQDPGTWCFIKVLNDTQAVDVAFVVLFSGLGLTSLAAAMVCNTISGVTLVLARLRRQPSSHHSAKSHDIEMVVQLVGVMVTSFVCWSPLLIFGLMSVIHSYTGSIGEDLSGYKTLMVLGVRLATWNQILDPWVYILLRRTVLRKIYLIAKCQARLRGNMLGRWEPTSFPSSEKNVNKV